From a single Nicotiana tomentosiformis chromosome 2, ASM39032v3, whole genome shotgun sequence genomic region:
- the LOC104106558 gene encoding uncharacterized protein, with protein sequence MEAAPILVCSKLPSFSSSSSKYNPFSYRPFDKQVVRKFCVNNLNPRRNLEIPKSHSRSSLSIPFSNVSSSPSHKFSCWSPYNGRFGSLLPVQCSHSYTTETRKVLSLESLKMGFSQLTPFGLFKWALVFSGTIAATKWVVNVLLNPFFWMYFSMTWLFWPWLVAISLASYSLYCLNKHLNGEASELEQFAIVTSAFTWLTLVPPAHFNGFLEGWPVVFFFVYHYFFFLNVSVRKRLYGDYNPREHDPKWDISLPNWKKLLFCVGVMVGHWLAAFEGPELHLIPGGWSNLGIWVLILMTLFMQYHSTLYLAKYSEKVVVPTAVVQFGPYRFVRHPIYASTMLLFVAYCVALRAPLSSLFIAVVCSLYYGNKAKLEESLMVENFGERYTEYASKVRYKLIPFVY encoded by the coding sequence ATGGAAGCAGCGCCCATTTTGGTCTGCTCAAAGCTACCCTCTTTCAGTTCTAGCTCATCAAAATATAACCCCTTTTCTTACAGACCTTTCGACAAACAGGTGGTGCGCAAGTTTTGTGTAAACAACTTAAACCCCCGGAGAAATCTTGAAATACCCAAATCCCACTCGCGTAGCTCTTTATCAATTCCCTTCAGTAATGTTAGTTCTTCTCCGTCCCATAAATTCTCCTGTTGGTCGCCGTATAATGGTAGATTTGGGTCATTACTGCCAGTCCAATGTTCACATTCGTATACAACAGAAACTAGAAAGGTGTTATCTTTGGAGTCACTAAAGATGGGGTTTTCTCAATTGACCCCATTTGGCTTGTTTAAGTGGGCTTTGGTGTTTTCAGGTACTATTGCTGCTACAAAGTGGGTTGTGAATGTACTGTTGAATCCATTCTTTTGGATGTATTTTAGTATGACATGGTTATTCTGGCCTTGGTTAGTTGCCATAAGCCTAGCAAGTTACAGTCTTTATTGCTTAAACAAGCATTTAAATGGGGAAGCAAGTGAATTAGAGCAATTTGCTATTGTTACTTCAGCTTTCACTTGGCTTACACTTGTCCCACCTGCACATTTCAATGGTTTTCTTGAAGGCTGGCCTGTTGTGTTCTTTTTCGTGTAccattatttctttttcttgaatGTGAGTGTTCGAAAACGACTATATGGTGATTACAACCCGAGAGAGCATGACCCCAAATGGGATATTAGCCTACCCAATTGGAAGAAGTTGTTGTTTTGTGTTGGAGTTATGGTTGGTCATTGGCTTGCAGCGTTTGAAGGGCCGGAATTGCATCTTATCCCTGGAGGATGGAGCAATTTGGGTATATGGGTTTTGATCTTGATGACATTGTTTATGCAGTATCATTCGACGTTGTATTTAGCCAAGTATTCGGAGAAGGTGGTTGTGCCTACAGCTGTCGTACAGTTTGGCCCGTATCGGTTTGTTCGCCATCCTATTTATGCTTCGACCATGCTCTTGTTTGTTGCTTACTGTGTTGCACTTAGGGCGCCTTTGAGCTCTCTCTTCATTGCAGTCGTTTGCTCGCTGTACTATGGGAACAAAGCTAAGTTAGAGGAAAGTTTGATGGTAGAGAACTTTGGTGAGAGATATACGGAGTATGCAAGTAAAGTTAGATACAAGCTTATTCCTTTTGTTTATTAG